ACTGATgagtttaaaagaagaaaaaaaaataatttgggATCATTCTCAGAGGTGTTGAGGCAGggccaaaacaaaccaaaccaggGAAGTTTCAGCACGCCTCACCAAAGTTGCCACAAGTTTTGATCATAAACAGGGGAAATGATTGAAAGTACACAGGGTTTGTATTTTCTGGCTACACATGACATGCATTTAGGATCCTAGTACAGAAATAAGCAATGACTCTGTTTATTGTCTGCAgttatgttgatgaagattctcagtcatccaggtcatcatacgtagagaagattgaagcaaggcgtctggacttgtagagttttctagaagacgtttcgctgctcatccaagcagcttcatcagttctaactgtttggtggggaaacatggtttatatgtggttacagacctatgtgggtgggtctgggtaaaacttaaaaaaacttaaaaacaatagcactaaatgtttccatacttacctgtgatgttctggctgcctgggccaggtgtgtctaacgactggctaacgactatgaaactgccagagggggactggttgacagccctttgttcttgctgtgagtatgtgcaaacttcctgggaatggatggaatcactgcattgtatgtggtagaaagatgatgtctgaggccaccacctctgttaagggaaggtttttccagcttaacatagatggcttcattgactcctctttcataccacctttcctccctgtctaaaatgtgaacattgttgtcctcaaaggagtgtcctttgtctttgaggtggaggtgaacagctgagtcttgtcctgaggaggtggctctcctgtgctgagccattcttctgtggagtggttgtttagtttctccaatgtacagatcagagcattcctcactgcactggactgcatatatcacattgctgtgtttctccctgggagtcttatccttcgggtgaaccagtctctgtctcagtgttgtcatagttAGGTTtttatgacaacactgagacagactaagaacaaagggctgtcaaccagtccccctccggcagtttcatagtcgttagccagtcgttagacacacctggcccagtcagccagaacatcacaggtaagtatggaaacatttagtgctattgtttttaagtttttttaagttttacccagacccacccacataggtctgtaaccacatataaaccatgtttccccaccaaacagttagaactgatgaagctgcttggatgagcagcgaaacgtcttctagaaaactctacaagtccagacgccttgcttcaatcttctctacatatgtCTGCAGTTATGTTAATGTTAGTTATCACAAATTGATAAAGTTGCTGTAATGCAGAGATAATAAATCAAACTGCATATAAACAGCAaatcctgaaaacaaacaagtttTATGTAATAAAATGACCCAAATGTCTCAGCTCATACTTAAATCCTTTGAATAATGTACTTCCTAATATGTATCAATGTAGAGATATTAAAACAAGATGAAGCGTGTGGTCTTTAAGGTGACATAGAGTCAATATAATAATTTAGATATAAACTAAAAGTTAGGTTTATATGCAATTTAAACTCATTTGTTAGCCCTGTCTCTCTGTTTACAGCTGTAGTGTTTGTAGCATAGCTGCCAGCTGCTCAGAGGATTCCCCCTGACTTTACCGATGGCGCTCAATTTCACTCAGTGGGACAAGTATTTATAGAGCAGTCACTGTTCTGTTGTTGTCATTCATCCTATGAGGAgaagtgatgtgtgtttttatgtaggGCACAGTTCAGTGGATCAGAAACGTTCTCCTTTTTAGCACCGTCTCTGGACTCGTCAATGCACTGATGCAGCTCCTCTATTAAACAGCACTTTCCACTCTGAAAGACTCAGCACTCTTGCAGGAAACAAACACTAAAAGGGTAACAGGAAAAAAGATTTAGCAGGAGGAGCAGACTGTAACAGGACAGAAACAAAAGGAAGTAGGAAACTAACCGATTCCCATCAAACTGTCCTGTCTTTGTCATTCTCTAAATATTCTAACCACATCAGAGCACACTGATGAGTTTCAACATTCCTTTGTGTTATATCAGCAGTACTGGTCACGTACTGTGTGTCCCTATTGTTTGCCTCCATGTCTCAGAGTTATAACTACTGTATAATCTGAGCCAATGTCCTTCCATTTGCCTTGCTTGTgttatgtgttgatgtgttggtAGAGGTCAAGGTCACCTGTACCTTCTTAATCATGTTCTGCATGCACCTGGATTTACCTACCTTGTGGTAGACATACAAAGGTCAAAGCGGGTAAAGTAGATAGAATGTTGTATCATTTTGCAGCCCGTACCCCACTTTTTGGGTCACTACATTTAGGCAAGTATGTTGTTGAGACAGTCACTCATCAGACATGTAACACCTGTCAGCACATGGTGTTCTCTTACACTTTTAATGTGTGATGGGTTCTTCCTCAGCACAGTCAGCAAACATGACTGTCAAATATTGTCTTAGATATTATTTTAACATATGAAATAactatcatctttttttttaaaaaggtttgAATTGTTTTGAATTTGCTTGTGCAAATTAAAGTGGTACATTTGTGACGGGTGGATGTCTCTTGATGGTGCTGGTGTGTGAGTGCAAGCAATCTGTGTGTATTTGGATTTTAGTCTATTGTTATCGTTGTCTgcattgtattgttttgttatgtGTTTCATCAGACCTCCTTGAAAACTAGATACTATATCTGAAGGAGTTATACTACAATAAATTCATGTTTTGTCTTTTCAGTGGAAAGTTGGTGTCTCCCAAATGGAAGAACTTTAAAGGTCTAAAGCTCCTGTGGAGAGACAAGATACGCCTCAACAATGCTATATGGAGAGCCTGGTACATGCAGTGTAGGTCATGTTTTATTTGGTATCCATAGAGTTTATCACATGTTCAATCAAGCTAAACCCTGCATGAAGATATCAAgtgtgttgttattttattcAGGCTGTCCTCTACTTTACCTCAACAGTACGTAGTAAATCTATAAACTATGACTTCCTTTCTGCTTATTAGGTGTGATGAATATTGGTTTGTTTACATACCCTGAGCAGTTTTGTGGCAGTGTCTATTAGGAACTCACTCTCATATCACAAAAATAAACTGGGTTAACTTCATGAGCTGTGAGCTAAGCAGTGTGCTGCCACCTAAAGCTGTTACTAATAATCAAAAGATGAAACTTCAGTCTGCTTACACAcaagcagaggagcagaagtTACTGTAGTAATTGTGTATGTTCAACTGGGAGTGACCTTATTTGTTTCTCTGCACAGACGTGGAGAAACGGCAGAATCCTGTATGTCATTTTGTGACACCCCTGGATGGAAACATGGACCTCGATGTCCATCGACCTGCTGAGGTATAGATAGACAAGTGTGCTCGCTGTGAGCTGTGAAGACATACACATTCACTTTCTTATTGTTGACCATTCTATATCTCATGTGCTTACTTGTCAGTTAGTTGAATGTTTCCTTTTTGGACTTCCCTTCTTTGTACTGTGTTTCTCTTCGGTTGCTTTAGTTTCATTCACTTCTCCCTGTTAACTTGTGCAGGGCACTGCCTCAGAGGGAAAATACTGGAAAAGAAGAATTGAAATTGTCATAAGAGAATACCACAAGTGGAGAACATATTTTAAGAAAAGGGTACTGTATTGTTAAGTTTACTGTTTTTGAATACTTTTGAGGGGAATTCTGTTAACCTGTTTCTGATGTAATTTGATGTAATGTAGCATTCACTTACTGTTTTATAGCTACAGAAGCACAAGGATGATGACCTCTCCAGTTTACTCAAGGTATGCAAAACTGCATTGTGCTCATATTGAagtgcatgaacacacagatgctgAGAGTAATTATACtaattattttactttttatattGTGATAAGAGAGATTTGGTAGTTTGCACCGATTGGTaccaaaataataaatgaatgggttttaaaataaaaacatcttaacACACAAGCACTTAGCTCATGTTTATGCTACATTTTTCTTCCCCTTTTTACACTCAATGCCACACATGGCTTTACTCAGCTGAGCTAAACCTGCTCTtgccattgttgttattgtacaGCATCTCCATTATCTGTGGCAGTTTCAGTACCAAAGAAAAAATAAGCAGACGTCACAACATAATGTTTTTAGAATTTTGGCATTGAATTGGTACCAAAGTATCACTTACCATAACTTTCCTAATACTAATTGAATTAACCCGTGCTAACTCAGTCACATTCACAGTTTCACATTTATATAAATACTGACACAAAAGATTCAGGCATTAAGAGGACGAGGAAGCTTTCACAATgcacatttgtatttattaagaTTACTGAGATTCATACTAACTGCAGTAAAtgaaaaatcaattaaatcaaATCAATATTTGATGTGAGCACCCTTTCTTCTAAAACTGCACTAGTTCCCAAGGGGCATCTGTGCATATTGTCTTTAAGGCGCTTGGGTGGGAGAACTTAGATGATATCTGCACACGACGTATTTCAGCCCACTCCTGTTTGGCTGTACACCACACTGCATGCTTGTGTGTCACTAACTGGCTCGGTGGTTGCATTTTGAACACTCAAAGGGGCCGGAGGAGCAGTTATCGCTGTTTGGGGAAGTCTCTCCAGACATGCTCCGTGTCTCCCTTTATCAGGATGAAGAAGCTGCTGCACGCCGTGTGCCTCGTAAGAGTTATGAAACACCTGCCCCCATGGAAATGGACCCCCTCTTTGATATGGATGTTCTGATGTCTGAGTTTTCAGACACGTTATTCTCTACGTTGGCCTCACATCAGCCCATATGGCCCAACCCAAGAGAGATTGGTGAGAACATAATGACACTTCACAACAAACCTTCCAAGATCTGAGGCATCTGAATGTGATGTGCTCAACCATATGTATCTGTGAAAACAATGGCATGTTGTCCTCTCTACATTTTACTTTCCACAGCTCACGCAGGAAACGCAGACATGATCCAACCAGGACTCATCCCTTTACAACCTAACCTAGACTTCATGGACTCCTTTGATCCATTGCAAGGTAGCAGTAAGACACCACCCACAGATGCAGAATCACGTCCCCCAAACTAATACTGCACACTGTAGAGGAATCAAGCACACATGTTCTTGTAACTCTGCTACAGCAGTTGGCTTAGCCTAACACAAAAAGTAGAGTGGTTGTACTAACCTCTAGCTAACATAGAGACTCTTGTTCCAGACTTATTTCACAGCCTCCGTCAGCCAGTCTTCCCCTCTGTTTCCCTCACTGCATCATCTGTCACCCCTCtacccagcagcagctctcaggCACAGGTAAACACTCGCTCAAGGTTCGCTCCCTTGATGatgttgggttttttttcaaTTGTTTGCAGATTTTCTGCCACATCTTCTACCATGTTTCTGTCTTAATTTAGCAGCACAGAAAATCTATATAACATCATAATATTACTAAACTTGATTTACATAACACTTCATACATGACTTGCTCAGATTAACATTAAATGTATCGTCAAAAATCTGCCTCAGAATGTAGTTAGATCTTCTCAGAAGTAATTTACTCAGCCATACTTTCGTGAAAGTATGTGAAGTGTTGGATCCACAAATGCTTGACCTTCTCTGACTTTAACTGTAGCAGGTTTTTGATCACACTAGAAATCTTTTTCTTATATGCAGGGAAAGCAGAGAAAAAGGAGTGATGTGGCCTTTGCTTAGCTAAAACTACAGCACCTTTCAGACCCAGGATATATAACATGACTGGTTTCATATTGTTAAAGTggttaaattatatttattattatatacatttTTGTATATTGTGCAAATCAGCCCAATGAGTTAAGATGCCACCAAATGAATGGAAATGAGTCGGTGCTCTCCTATAGACCTGTGTTTTAAATATATCAATGTCTGTTTCTCCAAACATCATATTAGGGATCCTGATGTGGTAGTGTCAATATTAAGCAGCCAGATGAGGAGTAACCTTGTGAAATATTGTCAAGAATGTGTAGTGTGATTGCTCAAATTTCATAGAGCTGATCCTGCTTTATTGCACTACAAtaacagtgtgtttatgttccTTTGTTATTGTTTGCCAGGGCCAACTAATATCCTCCATGCAGCTCTCGAACAATCACATCACCCCTGCTGGCCCCCTGCCCATCTCCTCTCTCATGGCCAGTCAAACCAGTCGAGCAGGCAGCGGGGGTGATGCAGGTTTTGTACAAAACTACATGCCCCTGTTTCCTGGGCAAGTGGCCCCCAGTGATCAAGCAAGCGTTTCCTCCGTCCCTCGGTCATTATCCCATGATCCCCTGGTACAGTGCCTTCCGGGTCAGGACATGgcgtcagcagcagccatgagtCCCCCAACCATGGACAGTAGGTCAGCATTGGATGAGACTGTAGCCTCCTCTGTGATCACGCACACAACCTCCTCTACCATCACGCCCAATGACTCAACCACAAGCTTTACCCACACCTCGAAGTATAGCTCCATCCCccagccgcctcctcctcaATCCCAACTCCAACCCTTGGCTCAATTACCCGCTGCTTCTGTTCAGCAGCCTCAGACTTTTGCTCTGCCTCGCCCTTTGCAGTCATCCACTGGCAACAAAACCCGGCCCATGCAAAGGATTGCTCCTGCAAACACCCTCCCCCCTTCCCACCTCATCCTCACAGGTCTGTGCTTTCTGATCTCAAGATCAACACTTTGAAATGTAACATTATTGAGCTGTGGCACTTCAAATTATTTACCACAGACAGCGCTGAAGCTTTACTAATTCAGTCATATTGATTTAACATGATAATGACATACATGCTTTCAGCCCCTTTCGCAGGTCATGCCAATGCTGTGATTGTTACACCGACACCGCTGAAAGCAGATGTGGTTATCACTCCTCCTCTCGGAGCGGTATGTGCTCAGctgatttcctgtttttatttgtgtaaagCGTCATCAGTTAAAAAGTAAATGAGCTAATTCTACAATAATGTCTCAGGCTCCAGGATTTCACGtcgtatcacacacacagaagtctcCCCAGCCAATCATCCCCAAAGAAAAGTCTTATGCTTCCAGTCGCAAAAATCAGAAAGCTTCCGCCAGTATTGGTAAGAGCTCCACAAACCTAAAAACAAGTGAATACACCAAGCCCACAAACAATGAATCACATCTGATTTTCCTCTCAGTCCAAAGTCAGCCAGGATCCAGTCATGCATCAACGTGTGGCTTAGATCAAGTTTCTAGTGCCCAGTCAATAATCAGCACATCTTTAGTGAAGAATGAGCAAAATcaggtttgtgtatgtgttaatGACTGTTTACGTAAAATCgtctctttctttgtctctcagTAATACTTATGTgtaatgtttctgttgtgtgacagagCCGGAGGACAACACACATATCCGCTGAGCAAAAGAGACGCTCCAACATAAACATGGGCTTTAAGACCCTCTGCAACCTGGTGCCCACTCTGAAATCACAATCCAATGTGAGTGTCTGTATCACAGCAGGTGCACAGCTTTCAGTAAGTGATATTTAATTCGATATTTAAACATGTGGTTTATTGTGCGTTCAGATCAGCAATGCAGTCACGTTGCAGAAGACAGTGGAGTACATAGGGAAACTGCAGCAAGAGAGGCAGCAGTTGcaagaggaggtgaagagaCTGCGAGAGGAGATAGAGGAGCTCAACACCTCCATTAAGTATGTGGAAACATCACATCTGTATCTCACACCTCTGAAGTGGCACACACATTCAGTAGATGACTTTTTATTTGTCTCCTCTCACtgcattaaaaaacagcttGTGTCAGGAACAGCTGCCAGCGACAGGAGTGCCTGTGAGGCGACACCGCTTAGACCACATGCAGGAGCGGTTCAATGAGTACGTGAAGACCCGTACTCTTCAGAACTGGAAGTTCTGGATTGTATCCTTCAGTGAATCAAGTCTCAAATTGTTACATCACAGTACTGATACGAGTGCTTTTATGTCTAAGAAGCACCTTGTGCTGATCTGATAAAGACAAAATGTCAAGCAGCAGCCTTGAGAAATCCAGCCAACAGAGAAGAgcacaaaactgcagtttctgaagCAGCCACTTGATGCTGGCCCAGAAAGTGGGTCACTTTGCACAGTTAAAGTGTTACCACAGAAACtcaaaaggttgaagtgaggcaacaAAGAATTTGAGACTGCAGAGGAGCTGAGCTCATAGTCATTAGACAAAACTGAGCTTCAAAAAACAGTCAAGATCAAGAACACAGGTAAGGACAGGGACATTTATGAGCTTTAGTCACTTAATGGACTTCAAAGAGAGCCTCTCTGGTGTTTTCAGAAAGTGCAGAGTACTTCAGAAGAAGAGGTACTGGTAGTTACTACCTAACAGTCTGAGCTGCGTTTGTAAAGTACTGGATCCTTGACCATCATTCATCGTAGTTCAGCATCATTATCAAACCTCTTTTCGAGTCTTTCAATGAGATGGTGTCAACTGcaagcagagcagagctgtgtCAGACCACGCAGCAGTGGCTCGAAAGTCATTGTTCCCTCCGAACACTCAGACCCAGTaagtagcacacacacagacatgaaacGATGCTGTACGATGTGTAGGACCTTGCAGCTGCAGGGCATTCGTTCCCCACTATCTGTTATTAATGCACTTGACACTTCTCTCTCTATTTTCTCTTATCTGTCaccatctctgtgttttcctgcctttttctttttattcagcTAATCATGACATGACTGGAAGTTTAACAATGCATCTAATGTTttaataatgcaaaaaaaatccagc
The genomic region above belongs to Parambassis ranga chromosome 9, fParRan2.1, whole genome shotgun sequence and contains:
- the mlxip gene encoding MLX-interacting protein isoform X2 → MTQPRVLSPRQEGDIDMANKETSSRQKYRRCIKQEHDDDSDAEDTHLELKRADGLESQIIHSGHFMVSSPHSEHPPKKGYDFDTVNKQTCQTYHFGKASMSHLSIDASLTKLFECMTLAYSGKLVSPKWKNFKGLKLLWRDKIRLNNAIWRAWYMQYVEKRQNPVCHFVTPLDGNMDLDVHRPAEGTASEGKYWKRRIEIVIREYHKWRTYFKKRLQKHKDDDLSSLLKGPEEQLSLFGEVSPDMLRVSLYQDEEAAARRVPRKSYETPAPMEMDPLFDMDVLMSEFSDTLFSTLASHQPIWPNPREIAHAGNADMIQPGLIPLQPNLDFMDSFDPLQDLFHSLRQPVFPSVSLTASSVTPLPSSSSQAQGQLISSMQLSNNHITPAGPLPISSLMASQTSRAGSGGDAGFVQNYMPLFPGQVAPSDQASVSSVPRSLSHDPLVQCLPGQDMASAAAMSPPTMDSRSALDETVASSVITHTTSSTITPNDSTTSFTHTSKYSSIPQPPPPQSQLQPLAQLPAASVQQPQTFALPRPLQSSTGNKTRPMQRIAPANTLPPSHLILTAPFAGHANAVIVTPTPLKADVVITPPLGAAPGFHVVSHTQKSPQPIIPKEKSYASSRKNQKASASIVQSQPGSSHASTCGLDQVSSAQSIISTSLVKNEQNQSRRTTHISAEQKRRSNINMGFKTLCNLVPTLKSQSNISNAVTLQKTVEYIGKLQQERQQLQEEVKRLREEIEELNTSINLCQEQLPATGVPVRRHRLDHMQERFNEYVKTRTLQNWKFWIFSIIIKPLFESFNEMVSTASRAELCQTTQQWLESHCSLRTLRPMVLSTLRQLSTRTSILSDPSQLPEEAIQAVTHTDV
- the mlxip gene encoding MLX-interacting protein isoform X1; the protein is MTQPRVLSPRQEGDIDMANKETSSRQKYRRCIKQEHDDDSDAEDTHLELKRADGLESQIIHSGHFMVSSPHSEHPPKKGYDFDTVNKQTCQTYHFGKASMSHLSIDASLTKLFECMTLAYSGKLVSPKWKNFKGLKLLWRDKIRLNNAIWRAWYMQYVEKRQNPVCHFVTPLDGNMDLDVHRPAEGTASEGKYWKRRIEIVIREYHKWRTYFKKRLQKHKDDDLSSLLKGPEEQLSLFGEVSPDMLRVSLYQDEEAAARRVPRKSYETPAPMEMDPLFDMDVLMSEFSDTLFSTLASHQPIWPNPREIAHAGNADMIQPGLIPLQPNLDFMDSFDPLQGNLFHSLRQPVFPSVSLTASSVTPLPSSSSQAQGQLISSMQLSNNHITPAGPLPISSLMASQTSRAGSGGDAGFVQNYMPLFPGQVAPSDQASVSSVPRSLSHDPLVQCLPGQDMASAAAMSPPTMDSRSALDETVASSVITHTTSSTITPNDSTTSFTHTSKYSSIPQPPPPQSQLQPLAQLPAASVQQPQTFALPRPLQSSTGNKTRPMQRIAPANTLPPSHLILTAPFAGHANAVIVTPTPLKADVVITPPLGAAPGFHVVSHTQKSPQPIIPKEKSYASSRKNQKASASIVQSQPGSSHASTCGLDQVSSAQSIISTSLVKNEQNQSRRTTHISAEQKRRSNINMGFKTLCNLVPTLKSQSNISNAVTLQKTVEYIGKLQQERQQLQEEVKRLREEIEELNTSINLCQEQLPATGVPVRRHRLDHMQERFNEYVKTRTLQNWKFWIFSIIIKPLFESFNEMVSTASRAELCQTTQQWLESHCSLRTLRPMVLSTLRQLSTRTSILSDPSQLPEEAIQAVTHTDV
- the mlxip gene encoding MLX-interacting protein isoform X3 — its product is MTQPRVLSPRQEGDIDMANKETSSRQKYRRCIKQEHDDDSDAEDTHLELKRADGLESQIIHSGHFMVSSPHSEHPPKKGYDFDTVNKQTCQTYHFGKASMSHLSIDASLTKLFECMTLAYSGKLVSPKWKNFKGLKLLWRDKIRLNNAIWRAWYMQYVEKRQNPVCHFVTPLDGNMDLDVHRPAEGTASEGKYWKRRIEIVIREYHKWRTYFKKRLQKHKDDDLSSLLKDEEAAARRVPRKSYETPAPMEMDPLFDMDVLMSEFSDTLFSTLASHQPIWPNPREIAHAGNADMIQPGLIPLQPNLDFMDSFDPLQGNLFHSLRQPVFPSVSLTASSVTPLPSSSSQAQGQLISSMQLSNNHITPAGPLPISSLMASQTSRAGSGGDAGFVQNYMPLFPGQVAPSDQASVSSVPRSLSHDPLVQCLPGQDMASAAAMSPPTMDSRSALDETVASSVITHTTSSTITPNDSTTSFTHTSKYSSIPQPPPPQSQLQPLAQLPAASVQQPQTFALPRPLQSSTGNKTRPMQRIAPANTLPPSHLILTAPFAGHANAVIVTPTPLKADVVITPPLGAAPGFHVVSHTQKSPQPIIPKEKSYASSRKNQKASASIVQSQPGSSHASTCGLDQVSSAQSIISTSLVKNEQNQSRRTTHISAEQKRRSNINMGFKTLCNLVPTLKSQSNISNAVTLQKTVEYIGKLQQERQQLQEEVKRLREEIEELNTSINLCQEQLPATGVPVRRHRLDHMQERFNEYVKTRTLQNWKFWIFSIIIKPLFESFNEMVSTASRAELCQTTQQWLESHCSLRTLRPMVLSTLRQLSTRTSILSDPSQLPEEAIQAVTHTDV